A section of the Macadamia integrifolia cultivar HAES 741 chromosome 9, SCU_Mint_v3, whole genome shotgun sequence genome encodes:
- the LOC122089931 gene encoding ER membrane protein complex subunit 2 yields MVGAAEEIQLNRLENQVDNGGGGAWEYLCLVRKLKVRRSEKVLKHGLSILKDPKKRSKLGGEEWTLYEQVAVAAMDCQCLDIAEDCVKALQQKFPDSTRVGRLEGLLLEAKESWTDAETVYSSLLEDNPLDQVVHKRRIAMAKAQGNISGAVEWLNKYLEIFMADHDAWRELAEIYVFLQMYKQAAFCYEELILCQPTVPLYHLAYADVLYTLGGLENLQTAKKYYASTIDLTGGKNTRALFGICLCSVAIGQLTKGRNKEDKESSELQSLAAMALEKHYKQKAPGKLPLLTATLRNLKL; encoded by the exons ATGGTTGGAGCAGCGGAGGAGATTCAATTGAACAGGCTTGAAAACCAGGTCGACAATGGTGGGGGAGGTGCTTGGGAGTATCTCTGTCTCGTTCGGAAGCTTAAGGTTCGGCGTTCTGAAAAGGTTTTGAAGCATGGCTTGTCTATTTTGAAGGATCCAAAGAAGCGATCCAAACTCGGCGGAGAAG AGTGGACTCTTTATGAGCAGGTGGCTGTTGCAGCCATGGACTGCCAATGCCTTGATATTGCAGag GATTGTGTAAAGGCTCTTCAGCAGAAATTCCCTGATAGTACAAGAGTTG GTAGGTTAGAAGGGCTGTTGCTCGAAGCAAAAGAATCATGGACAGATGCTGAAACAGTTTACTCAAGCCTTCTAGAGGATAACCCACTTGATCAA GTAGTCCACAAGAGGAGAATTGCCATGGCAAAGGCACAGGGAAATATTTCTGGTGCTGTTGAATGGCTTAATAAATATCTTGAAAT ATTTATGGCAGACCATGATGCTTGGAGAGAACTTGCTGAAATATATGTTTTCCTACAGAT gTATAAGCAAGCGGCTTTCTGTTATGAGGAGCTAATATTATGCCAACCAACAGTTCCATTGTATCACTTGGCCTATGCTGAT GTACTATACACGCTTGGTGGGCTAGAAAATCTACAGACAGCTAAGAAATACTATGCCTCCACCATAGATTTGACTGGGGGTAAGAACACCAGGGCACTTTTCGGCATTTGCTTG TGTAGTGTTGCAATCGGTCAGTTGACAAAAGGGAGGAATAAGGAAGACAAAGAGAGCTCAGAGCTGCAGTCTCTTGCTGCAATGGCCTTGGAGAAACACTACAAGCAAAAGGCTCCTGGGAAGCTACCTCTGCTCACTGCCACTCTTAGAAACTTAAAGCTCTAA
- the LOC122089177 gene encoding U-box domain-containing protein 70, with translation MAEAEKVVVSLKDQGNDFFKAGNYLKAAALYTQALKKDPSNPTLYSNRAAAFLHLVKLNKALADAETTISLNPQWEKGYFRKGCVLEAMERYDDALAAFQVALQHNPQSTEVSKKMKKLSQLSRDKKRVQELEQIRTNIDIQKHLDPLKSELSQKYGAEESWKDIFSFIVDIMETAIKSWHETAKVEARVNFLLDKEKTDTEKYAPIVNIDKAFESPHTHSSCFSFLRQYAEDSFSGAACVVAPKSIISYPQVWKGQGSRKWKLGQSDGFFVQFESPGLRKLWFIPSSTEKGQTFCRDPEVLDVSAHEVLPRLFKETFSNS, from the exons ATGGCGGAAGCAGAGAAAGTGGTGGTTTCTCTAAAAGATCAGGGCAACGATTTCTTCAAAGCTGGAAACTATCTCAAAGCCGCTGCTCTTTATACACAGGCCTTAAAGAAAGATCCCTCTAACCCTACCCTTTACAG CAACCGTGCTGCAGCATTTCTACATCTAGTGAAGCTTAACAAAGCACTTGCTGATGCTGAGACAACAATCTCATTGAATCCTCAATGGGAAAAG GGTTATTTCAGAAAAGGATGTGTGTTAGAGGCAATGGAGAGATACGACGAT GCTTTGGCTGCCTTCCAAGTTGCTTTGCAGCACAATCCTCAGAGCACTGAGGTgtcaaaaaaaatgaagaagcttTCACAGTTGTCCAGAGACAAAAAACGTGTTCAAGAACTGGAGCAAATCCGGACCAATATTGACATACAAAAACACTTGGATCCATTGAAATCTGAACTG TCTCAGAAATATGGAGCAGAAGAAAGTTGGAAggatattttctcttttattgttGATATCATGGAGACTGCTATAAAGTCATGGCATGAAACTGCGAAGGTGGAAGCAAGAGTCAATTTCCTTCTTGACAAGGAAAAGACAGATACTGAGAAGTACGCTCCAATTGTCAATATTGATAAG GCATTTGAGTCACCTCATACGCACAGCAGTTGCTTTTCATTTCTAAGGCAGTATGCTGAGGATTCTTTCTCTGGAGCAGCTTGCGTAGTGGCACCGAAAAGTATTATTTCTTATCCGCAG GTCTGGAAAGGACAAGGGTCAAGGAAGTGGAAGCTTGGGCAAAGTGATGGCTTCTTCGTTCAATTTGAGTCACCTGGTTTGCGGAAACTGTGGTTTATTCCTAGTTCAACCGAAAAAGGGCAGACATTTtgcag GGATCCAGAGGTTTTGGATGTAAGTGCCCATGAAGTGCTTCCTCGTTTGTTCAAAGAGACATTTTCCAATTCCTAA
- the LOC122089176 gene encoding sulfate transporter 3.1-like, with protein sequence MGNADYMYQSTTTNDVGCAHRVEIPPSQPFFKSLKGNLKETFFPDDPLRQFKNQPSARKFVLALQYFLPILEWAPRYSFHFFKADLIAGITIASLAIPQGISYAKLANLPPILGLYSSFVPPLVYAMMGSSRDLAVGTVAVASLLTASMLGKEVNANVQPELYLHLAFTATFFAGVFQAALGFLRLGFIVDFLSHATIVGFMAGAATVVCLQQLKGILGLEHFTHGTDLVSVLRSIFTQTHQWRWESGVLGCVFLFFLILTKYFSKRRPKFFWIAAMAPLTSVILGSLLVYLTQAEKHGVQVIGHLKKGLNPPSLTSLELGPEHLMLAIKVGIITGVIALAEGIAVGRSFAMFKNYHIDGNKEMIAFGMMNIAGSFTSCYLTTGPFSRSAVNFNAGCKTAVSNIVMATAVMITLLFLTSFFYYTPIVVLASIIIAAMLGLIDYEAALHLWKVDKFDFVVCMSAYVGVVFGSVEIGLVIAVAISMIRVLLFIARPRTLVLGNIPNSMIYRNIDQYPVANSVPGVLILQIDAPIYFANSSYLRERISRWIDEEEDRVKTSIENSLQYVILDMGPVGSIDTSGISMLEEVKKNMDRRGLKMVLANPGSEVMKKLDKSKFLENLGQEWIYLTVGEAVGGCNFMLHTCKSGPVPLETAHVNNV encoded by the exons TCTACGACGACGAACGACGTGGGCTGCGCACATCGCGTGGAAATCCCACCTTCACAACCCTTCTTCAAGTCCCTCAAGGGTAACCTAAAGGAGACCTTCTTCCCGGATGACCCACTTCGGCAGTTCAAGAACCAGCCATCAGCTAGGAAGTTTGTCTTAGCTTTACAATACTTTCTACCCATCTTAGAATGGGCTCCTCGTTATAGTTTCCACTTCTTTAAAGCCGACCTTATTGCTGGTATCACTATTGCAAGCCTTGCCATCCCTCAGGGTATCAGTTATGCCAAGCTAGCCAATCTCCCTCCCATCCTTGGGCTAT ATTCCAGCTTTGTACCACCTTTGGTATATGCCATGATGGGTAGTTCGAGAGATTTGGCGGTTGGGACTGTGGCGGTTGCTTCGCTGTTGACGGCGTCGATGCTGGGGAAAGAAGTGAATGCGAATGTGCAACCGGAGCTGTATCTTCACTTAGCTTTCACTGCTACATTCTTTGCCGGAGTTTTCCAAGCTGCTTTGGGATTCTTAAG ACTTGGGTTTATTGTGGATTTTCTATCACATGCAACCATAGTAGGGTTCATGGCCGGAGCAGCTACAGTTGTGTGTCTGCAACAGCTGAAAGGGATCCTAGGTTTGGAACACTTCACTCACGGGACTGATCTTGTCTCTGTTCTGCGTTCCATCTTCACCCAAACACATCAG TGGAGATGGGAAAGCGGTGTATTGGGCTGTgtgttcctcttctttctcatcCTCACCAAATACTTT AGTAAGAGACGACCAAAGTTCTTCTGGATAGCAGCCATGGCACCATTGACATCTGTGATTCTTGGAAGCCTCCTTGTGTATCTCACCCAAGCTGAGAAACATGGCGTTCAAGTG ATTGGACACTTGAAGAAAGGCTTGAACCCACCATCTTTGACCTCTTTGGAATTAGGTCCAGAGCATCTGATGCTAGCCATTAAAGTTGGAATCATCACTGGTGTCATCGCTCTCGCC GAAGGGATTGCGGTCGGGAGGAGTTTCGCCATGTTTAAGAACTACCATATTGATGGCAACAAAGAGATGATCGCCTTTGGGATGATGAACATCGCTGGCTCTTTCACTTCTTGCTACTTGACCACAG GTCCATTTTCGCGATCGGCGGTGAACTTCAATGCTGGATGCAAGACTGCAGTCTCAAACATTGTGATGGCAACTGCAGTGATGATAACATTGTTGTTTCTAACATCATTTTTTTACTACACTCCCATTGTCGTGCTTGCTTCCATAATCATCGCTGCAATGCTTGGTTTGATTGATTATGAAGCCGCTCTCCATCTCTGGAAGGTCGACAAATTCGACTTTGTTGTATGCATGAGTGCATACGTCGGTGTGGTCTTTGGCAGTGTTGAGATTGGCTTAGTCATAGCG GTTGCAATATCTATGATTAGGGTTCTTTTGTTCATAGCAAGGCCAAGAACATTAGTCCTTGGCAACATCCCCAACTCCATGATATATCGAAACATCGATCAATACCCAGTTGCTAACAGTGTTCCTGGAGTTCTTATACTTCAAATTGATGCTCCTATCTACTTTGCTAACTCAAGCTACTTGAGAGAAAG GATCTCAAGATGGATCGACGAGGAGGAAGACAGGGTAAAGACATCAATAGAGAACAGTTTACAGTATGTCATACTCGACATGGGAC CCGTAGGTAGCATTGACACAAGTGGGATTAGTATGCTTGAAGAAGTTAAGAAGAATATGGACAGAAGGGGTCTTAAG ATGGTGTTGGCCAACCCTGGAAGTGAGGTGATGAAGAAGCTAGACAAATCCAAGTTCTTAGAGAACTTGGGACAAGAGTGGATCTATCTAACAGTAGGAGAGGCAGTGGGAGGTTGTAACTTCATGCTTCATACCTGCAAGTCAGGCCCTGTGCCACTCGAAACAGCCCATGTCAATAATGTCTGA